Genomic segment of Lolium rigidum isolate FL_2022 unplaced genomic scaffold, APGP_CSIRO_Lrig_0.1 contig_35164_1, whole genome shotgun sequence:
CGTCTAGCATGCCGGGTATAGCTTGTAAATTAGCATCAATAAATTCGAATACATGCATATCTATTCTTTGGCAACGTTTTTGTATATATATCTAGTATATTTTAAAAACGTTTATCAAATTTCAAAGAGTCTCTTGGTCTCTGTGTGTTCTTTTCAGATGATGAGTAGGTTATGGTTTCCTCTTTGGTTTGTTCTctaattttggattttttttgacatagATATGCTTGATGTATTTCTTCTTCCTTGCACACgtataatttttctttttttcgtGGGAGTATAACTTTTCTTTTTAGCCAATCTTCTTAAATCTCTTTTGGAAGCAACTTTTATTTTAATTCGGTTTAATTGGATGGGCAAGGCAGTGCTATAAACTTCCTACCTCTCTTGGACCTATTGCCCCTTGGGTCCGCTTATGGCAATAATCATATTATTAAATGTTTTCCTTGCAAAACATGTTACTAAATCCCCTTTTCCTGCTAATCTCGCTTTTCCCTTTGATGAGATGAAAATAGGTTAGGAAACCTTTCATTGAAATTTCTTTCAGATAGATAGCAAAACTAAACCAATTTGCTGAAATCTAATCTATTTGTAGACAAAATATTATTAGCTGGTATTCTTTAAGTTTATACAAAAAAGTGTTGTATTGTAGGTACATTTTTTAATATCTCTCAATGTTGGCACCTAGTTAATTACGTTTTGCCTTCAAATGCTAGGTATTTCATCTGCATCGATGACATACGGACTGCAAACGATTTGGAGGTTATTCTTTGTGCCTTACCTGATAATGATCTCGGAAGTCGGATATTGACAACAACTCGCATGAAGGATATTGCCATATTATTCTCTAGACGTCCCAATGATGTTGTTTATGAGATGATGGCGCTTAATGAGACTGATTCCAAAAGCTTATTTCGTAATTGTTTATATGTTCAAGAAGAAGAATGGACAGATCATTTCAAAGAGTTATCAAAGGAAATATTGGAAGTGTGTGGTGGCCTGCCATTGGCCATAATTGTTACAGCGGGGTTTTTATGGAGGACATCTGCCGAACTGCCATTGCAGTCAGAAAAGCTTAAAAAGGCTATTCCTTCAGAATTCGATGAGTTTTATTCTGAGTCAGAAGCAATGAGAAAGATACTGGATGCCAGTTATGCTGATCTACCTCAGCCTCTGAAGTCTTGCTTCTTGTACTTGACTGCCTTTTCAGGAAATTATGGCATCAAGAAGGATCGTCTGGTACGAAGATGGGTAGCTGAAGGGCTTATCCCTGAAAGGCATGGAAATAGTTCATGGGAAACAGGGGAGGGCTACTTTGATGAGCTTATCGGTAGGAGGCTGATCCAACCGGCCTTTGATGGCAATGACGACCAGCCAATTGGTTGCACTGTTCATGGTGTTGTCTTTGATTTCTTGGAATCCATGTCATCCAAAGAAAACTTTATTACACCAGGTGCAGAGTTGAAGTCTGAACTATTTCCTTGTGAAAGGGTTCGGCGAGTCAGTCTCGactgtggtgatgaagatgaaggtgacaCCTTGATCACATATTGTCTTTTGGAGAAGAAGAGTTTGGTGGCCTCAAGCTGTGACGAAGAAAAAGATGATGCAATTATTTTAAAATTATCTAGGGTGCGATCCCTTGCATTTTCTGGGGATGCTGGAAGGATCCCTAATCTTTCTGCCTTGAAACATTTGAGGGTGCTGGATCTTGAGGATACCAAGGGCTTGGCGAATGAACGATTGGAAAGCATTGGGCATTTGTCTCTGCTGAGGTACTTGGGACTTGGCGGGACTGATGTGACCAAGCTGCCCCAACAAATCATGGCACTTGAGCAATTGACTACCCTAGATTTAAGGCGAACAAGTTTGAAAAGATTACCAGTATTGTCCAGAAACACAAAACTGATGTCTCTGCTTGCTGACCAGTTGGCAATAACACCGACACAAATGAGCCGAATGCAAAATTTGGAGGAACTATCAAAAGTCCTTATGGGTCCTGATGGATCACTTGCTTCTGAACTAGCACGGCATGTTAATAAGTTGGGGTCTCTGAGGATGCTTGGGATAAGAATTAGTCATCGTCATAGCGCAATGGATCAACAGGGAGTGAAGCATCTCCTTGAAGATCTGGGAAAATCAAACCTGCAGTCCCTTTTGCTTGATAATTGCCCTCTTCCTCTGCTCGACTTACTGGTGGATTATCCTTTGGCCCAAAACCTGCAAAAATTTGAGCTAAGAATGCACGGCTGCCTCCCGCAAGTTCCACAGGAGATAGCCTCTCTCATAGCTATCACTCACCTGCATATCAAGGTTGAAGCAGTAGAAGAACAAGCTGTCCGTGCACTGGGGAGCTTGCCTAACTTAGTCGTCCTGAGACTAGATTTGAATAGCAGTCCAAGCATGACCGTGAGTCCCAAGGATGGCTTTCAGTGCCTCAAGGTGTTATGGTTTAACAGTCAATATGGTGGTGTTGGGAAGGGCATTCAGTTTGAAGCTGGAGCCATGCCA
This window contains:
- the LOC124681181 gene encoding disease resistance protein RGA5-like isoform X2, translating into MEGPPMVCYSMGSINSLVEKITPLMENHPKTKKLLQDLKSLRVEMNKFAGGRAAGEQVNVWMKQVREMVYDIEDWIYLKKDFSESDMEEIEDFRDEIQEARSRCLRYELLKQAPTSDAEIVYSTGPRGRRLFLEEKTVFVGRDHPKSELLGHLKDEQKDLKVVSIHGRGGHGKTALAKEIYGDIYIKGQFEYKAFVSVGRNSSMKTTLIEILRQVKSSEVDACQTWSSNDEQINEIITELWGFLHTKRYFICIDDIRTANDLEVILCALPDNDLGSRILTTTRMKDIAILFSRRPNDVVYEMMALNETDSKSLFRNCLYVQEEEWTDHFKELSKEILEVCGGLPLAIIVTAGFLWRTSAELPLQSEKLKKAIPSEFDEFYSESEAMRKILDASYADLPQPLKSCFLYLTAFSGNYGIKKDRLVRRWVAEGLIPERHGNSSWETGEGYFDELIGRRLIQPAFDGNDDQPIGCTVHGVVFDFLESMSSKENFITPGAELKSELFPCERVRRVSLDCGDEDEGDTLITYCLLEKKSLVASSCDEEKDDAIILKLSRVRSLAFSGDAGRIPNLSALKHLRVLDLEDTKGLANERLESIGHLSLLRYLGLGGTDVTKLPQQIMALEQLTTLDLRRTSLKRLPVLSRNTKLMSLLADQLAITPTQMSRMQNLEELSKVLMGPDGSLASELARHVNKLGSLRMLGIRISHRHSAMDQQGVKHLLEDLGKSNLQSLLLDNCPLPLLDLLVDYPLAQNLQKFELRMHGCLPQVPQEIASLIAITHLHIKVEAVEEQAVRALGSLPNLVVLRLDLNSSPSMTVSPKDGFQCLKVLWFNSQYGGVGKGIQFEAGAMPQLRRLWLELNVQRLMPRRPRSENKYLRTPTIQYWN
- the LOC124681181 gene encoding disease resistance protein RGA5-like isoform X1, producing MEGPPMVCYSMGSINSLVEKITPLMENHPKTKKLLQDLKSLRVEMNKFAGGRAAGEQVNVWMKQVREMVYDIEDWIYLKKDFSESDMEEIEDFRDEIQEARSRCLRYELLKQAPTSDAEIVYSTGPRGRRLFLEEKTVFVGRDHPKSELLGHLKDEQKDLKVVSIHGRGGHGKTALAKEIYGDIYIKGQFEYKAFVSVGRNSSMKTTLIEILRQVKSSEVDACQTWSSNDEQINEIITELWGFLHTKRYFICIDDIRTANDLEVILCALPDNDLGSRILTTTRMKDIAILFSRRPNDVVYEMMALNETDSKSLFRNCLYVQEEEWTDHFKELSKEILEVCGGLPLAIIVTAGFLWRTSAELPLQSEKLKKAIPSEFDEFYSESEAMRKILDASYADLPQPLKSCFLYLTAFSGNYGIKKDRLVRRWVAEGLIPERHGNSSWETGEGYFDELIGRRLIQPAFDGNDDQPIGCTVHGVVFDFLESMSSKENFITPGAELKSELFPCERVRRVSLDCGDEDEGDTLITYCLLEKKSLVASSCDEEKDDAIILKLSRVRSLAFSGDAGRIPNLSALKHLRVLDLEDTKGLANERLESIGHLSLLRYLGLGGTDVTKLPQQIMALEQLTTLDLRRTSLKRLPVLSRNTKLMSLLADQLAITPTQMSRMQNLEELSKVLMGPDGSLASELARHVNKLGSLRMLGIRISHRHSAMDQQGVKHLLEDLGKSNLQSLLLDNCPLPLLDLLVDYPLAQNLQKFELRMHGCLPQVPQEIASLIAITHLHIKVEAVEEQAVRALGSLPNLVVLRLDLNSSPSMTVSPKDGFQCLKVLWFNSQYGGVGKGIQFEAGAMPQLRRLWLELNVQVERSKHDAFDLGIQHLPSLVHVHATIDWMNTTLTSSEVDAAEAKIREQVSQNPNNPVLELNRRQPRYITKASEELVITVNSLQEWGKQINPRKLVVVHFSAAWCRASRKMSPVFADLAEKYRNVVFLKVDVGVEEMKTVATEFSIEGVPTFLFMKGGNIKRRVKGADKEKLGGMVEELADLML